A section of the Xiphias gladius isolate SHS-SW01 ecotype Sanya breed wild chromosome 10, ASM1685928v1, whole genome shotgun sequence genome encodes:
- the yipf6 gene encoding protein YIPF6: MAAAGEASRPFAGLSDVSISDDIPVEGDISVPISSSRKDDEFSTLDEPVKETILRDLRAVGNKFVHVLYPKRSSALLRDWDLWGPLLLCVTLALLLQGGAADSDDQGGPQFAEVFVIVWFGSIIITLNSKLLGGTISFFQSLCVLGYCIMPLTVAMAVCRIVLIGGSGKVSFAVRLVVVTASFGWSTFASTAFLADSQPPNRKALVVYPVFLFYFVIGWMILTFSPSQ; the protein is encoded by the exons ATGGCGGCAGCGGGGGAGGCCAGCAGGCCGTTCGCCGGGCTGTCCGACGTCTCCATCTCGGATGACATCCCGGTGGAAGGGGACATCTCCGTGCCCATCAGCTCCTCCAGAAAGGACGACGAGTTCTCCACGCTGGACGAGCCGGTGAAGGAGACCATCCTGCGAGACCTGCGGGCGGTGGGGAACAAGTTCGTCCACGTCCTGTACCCGAAGCGGAGCTCGGCTCTGCTGCGGGACTGGGACCTGTGGGGCCCGCTGCTGCTCTGCGTGACgctggctctgctgctgcagggcGGCGCGGCGGACAGCGACGACCAGGGAGGACCGCAGTTCGCCGAG GTCTTTGTCATCGTCTGGTTCGGctccatcatcatcaccctCAACTCCAAGCTGCTGGGCGGCACAATCTCCTTCTTCCAGAGCCTTTGTGTGTTGGGATACTGCATCATGCCCCTGACGGTGGCCATGGCCGTGTGCCGGATCGTCTTGATCGGCGGCTCGGGGAAGGTCAGCTTCGCCGTGCggctggtggtggtgacggCGTCCTTTGGCTGGTCCACCTTCGCCTCCACGGCCTTCCTCGCCGACAGCCAGCCTCCCAACCGCAAGGCGCTGGTGGTGTACCCGGTGTTCCTCTTCTACTTCGTGATCGGGTGGATGATCCTGACGTTCTCGCCATCGCAGTAG